AAACGGATAAGCTGCTGGAGAAAGAATTGCTGGATAAGCTTCGGGTCAAGGCAGAAGAATTAGGCCGACCCCCTCATATGCATGAGATGAGAGAGGTGGCAGATTATTTTAAGATCAAGTTCAGCACCTGGGCAGAGCTTCTCGATGCGGCGGGGCTGGACAACCAATGGAAAAGCCGGAAGCCGGTTTATCAGGTAACAGATTTATCAGAAGAGGACAAAGAGCTGCTGGAAATCATACATAAAAAGGCCATTGAACTGGGCAGACCTCCCATGCGTACGGAGATACCCGGTGAGATCCGAGAAACGTTAAAGAAAAAGTGCGGGACCTGGCGAAACATTTTATATCAAATAGGACTGGAGCCCATTCAGAAAATCAGATCGTTTAATGCCACCTATCTGGACGGGAGGGGAACCAAGACGATCAAGCATACGGAACTTTTAGAAGGAAGTGTGTTCAAGCTGGTCAATCCGGATGAAAATACAGTGAGACAGTTGAACCTGCTCCGGAAAAAGGCCGATCAAGTGGATCGGACTTTAGTAAAAGCAGAAATCCCTAAGGATATTTATAATAATTTAATCGAACAGTGTGTAAATTACAGAAATATTTTGTATCAGATCGGATTGGAGCCGATGGAAAAGTTAAAGGAAAAGGAAATTGAGAAAGAATTAAGGAAGAAGAGAAGATAGTAGGGATTGGATTTTAAAGCCCGAACTATTTACAAGAACCGACTTTAGTGATACAATATTTTACAAATCAATGCGGAGCTTTGACCCGCATATAATTGAATATTTTGCTTTTGTGTTTTCTTTCGGATTCTATGGATCCGGAGGATATAATAGGGAATCGAGTGTAATTCTCGGACGGTACCGCCGCTGTAAGCACGGAGCATATGTTTTGACAAGGTCAGCCACTGAGAAATTGGGAAGGCAAACATATGCGTTGGATAGTAATCCTTGAAGTGTGAGTCAGAACATCTTCGCAAATGCTTGAATTTTAGCCCACGAGTAATGGGATTGAATAAGCTGATACGCAGAAATACGGCTGTGGCAGTTAGAATAAACTGCTGCAGTTTTTTTTGTGGAAAAAGAAGAGGAGAGAGAAAATGAAACAGATGAAAAAAAGTATGCTGCCGCTTTTCTTAGTGTTGGTCCTGATTCTAGGCAATGTGGCAGGTGTTTTTGCCGCCACGGAGAAAACCACGGTTGATCAGGCGGTAACAGAGACTGCAAAGTATGTACAAAAAACGGTATCTAATCCACAGAATGCTTCCATAGGGGGAGAATGGGCGGTCATGGCGCTGGCTCGCAGCGGCTATGAAGTTCCGCAGAGCTATTATGATACCTACTATGCGGCTTTGGAAAAGCAGGTGAAAGAATGCAAAGGAATTCTGCACGACAAGAAATATACGGAGTATTCACGAACGATACTTGCTTTAAGTGCCATAGGAAAAGATCCTGCCAATGTAGCCGGATATAATCTGCTCACTCCTCTTGGAGATTTTAATAAGACCATCTGGCAGGGAATAAACGGACCGATTTGGGCTCTTATCGCATTAGACACAGCAAATTATCCGATGCCTCAGAACAAGGATGCAGAAGTTCAGGCTACTCGGGATATGTATGTAAATGAAATCTTGAAAAGACAGTTATCCGACGGCGGGTTTTCATTGTCCGGAGGAACTGAGGGTGCCAGTGACAGTGATAATGTGGCTGATGCAGATCTTACAGGCATGGCTTTACAGGCCTTGGCAAAATATCAGGATCGTGCAGAGGTAAAAGCAGCCACGGAAAAAGCCCTGAACTGCCTATCCAAGATGCAGAATGAAAACGGAGGATACAGCTCATGGGGAGTGGAAAATTCCGAGAGTGCAGATCAGGTAATCGTAGCCCTTACAGAACTGGGCATATCGGTAGATGACAGCCGATTTGTGAAAAACGGACATTCCTTAGTAGACAACCTACTGAAATATCACATAAAGGATAACGGCTTTAAGCATGTATTATCGGAATCCAGTGCCAATCAGATGGCTACGGAACAGGGCTTTTATACATTAGTAGCCGTGCAAAGAGCTTTGAACGGACAAAACAGCCTGTACAGGATGAGTGATGTAAAGGCTGCTGCCCAACCCGTATCAACAGCTCCAATCAGTACGGCTGCTGGCTTAAAAGATAAAAATGCAGATGTAAAGGCTATGCCGGTCACAAAGGAAGGAACGACTTTCCCGGATATTACAGGACATAAAAACCAGAAGGCTATTGAAGCATTAGCTTCCAGAAGTATTATCAACGGCAAGACGGACGCGGCTTTCGATCCGGATGCAACCATGACCCGTGCTGAGTTTGCGACCATCGTAGTAAAGGCTCTTGGGCTTACGCCGAAGGCAGACAGTGTGTTCAAGGATGTATCGGATTCGGCATGGTTTGCAGGCTATGTAGGAACAGCCTATCAATATAAGATTGTAAACGGCACATCTGAGACAACCTTCAATCCAAACGGAAGTATCACCAGACAGGAAGCAGCCAGCATGGTAGCTCGTGCTGCGGCATTGTGCGGAATGAATACGGACATGGATGCGGCAACTGTTCAGGATACGCTTGCCCCGTTTACGGATTATGTAGATGCGGCTTCATGGGCGACCGGTGCTTTGGCATTTTGTTACAGCAATGACGTTCTGGATAAAGCCGATGTGAATATTTTACCTAAGACGGCAATCAAGCGTTGTGAAATTGCGGAAATGTTATATCGCACGTTGAACAAAGCAGAGTTATTGTAGGAGATGAAATTGTGAAGATAAGCAGAAATAAAATCTATGCAGCAATAGCGATTGTTGCTGTGTTAGTGATTGCATTCTGTTGGGGTGGAGGGTTTGCCAAAGGCAGCCCTTCCTCTGATTTAGACAATAAAACCAGTGTAGAGACAGCCCAGAAGGCTGCTACAGATGGAGCCGTGAAGGCAGACACAGAAACAAAAAGTGCCATAGGAACTACTACAGGAGCCGTTGAAACCGAGAAATCGGCAGAAGCGGCTAAAGCTACGGCCAGTGCGGTAAAGGTAGACCAAAAGGCTGTAGCCTATTCTGAATCTAAGGGTATGAAAATTGACAAATCAACCGGGAAAGATAAATATCAGACCGATCCCGTACCGGAAG
This region of Aminipila luticellarii genomic DNA includes:
- a CDS encoding homing endonuclease associated repeat-containing protein, whose translation is MRYREELDKIAGEGIESGILEYDENAENAEQIFEFSQIDSGKGKAVYSSFSDQELCNILIQKTKELEHVPAQKEIYWLYRVYLKRRFGNWPKALTAAGLSKKAGKGGDSYEKVKTDKLLEKELLDKLRVKAEELGRPPHMHEMREVADYFKIKFSTWAELLDAAGLDNQWKSRKPVYQVTDLSEEDKELLEIIHKKAIELGRPPMRTEIPGEIRETLKKKCGTWRNILYQIGLEPIQKIRSFNATYLDGRGTKTIKHTELLEGSVFKLVNPDENTVRQLNLLRKKADQVDRTLVKAEIPKDIYNNLIEQCVNYRNILYQIGLEPMEKLKEKEIEKELRKKRR
- a CDS encoding S-layer homology domain-containing protein, with the translated sequence MKQMKKSMLPLFLVLVLILGNVAGVFAATEKTTVDQAVTETAKYVQKTVSNPQNASIGGEWAVMALARSGYEVPQSYYDTYYAALEKQVKECKGILHDKKYTEYSRTILALSAIGKDPANVAGYNLLTPLGDFNKTIWQGINGPIWALIALDTANYPMPQNKDAEVQATRDMYVNEILKRQLSDGGFSLSGGTEGASDSDNVADADLTGMALQALAKYQDRAEVKAATEKALNCLSKMQNENGGYSSWGVENSESADQVIVALTELGISVDDSRFVKNGHSLVDNLLKYHIKDNGFKHVLSESSANQMATEQGFYTLVAVQRALNGQNSLYRMSDVKAAAQPVSTAPISTAAGLKDKNADVKAMPVTKEGTTFPDITGHKNQKAIEALASRSIINGKTDAAFDPDATMTRAEFATIVVKALGLTPKADSVFKDVSDSAWFAGYVGTAYQYKIVNGTSETTFNPNGSITRQEAASMVARAAALCGMNTDMDAATVQDTLAPFTDYVDAASWATGALAFCYSNDVLDKADVNILPKTAIKRCEIAEMLYRTLNKAELL